In Deinococcus psychrotolerans, a genomic segment contains:
- a CDS encoding response regulator: protein MRTIEILLVEDNPADVMLTEEAFEEARIANRLHVARDGVEALEFLRQQGNYQTAPMPDVILLDVNMPRMNGLELLAVLKADPELRRIPTIMLTTSRAEADVWRSYDLHVNAYIPKPVSVGEFFEVVRTFETFWLAIVALPPHNSP from the coding sequence ATGAGAACCATTGAAATTTTACTGGTCGAAGACAATCCCGCCGATGTAATGCTGACTGAAGAAGCGTTTGAAGAAGCCCGCATCGCCAACCGGTTGCACGTGGCCCGCGACGGCGTGGAAGCGCTGGAATTTTTGCGCCAGCAGGGCAATTACCAAACCGCCCCGATGCCGGATGTGATTTTGCTGGACGTGAACATGCCGCGCATGAACGGCCTTGAGCTGCTGGCGGTGCTGAAGGCCGACCCCGAGTTGCGCCGCATTCCCACCATCATGCTGACCACCTCGCGGGCCGAGGCCGACGTGTGGCGCAGTTACGATCTGCACGTCAACGCTTACATTCCCAAGCCGGTCAGCGTGGGCGAATTTTTTGAAGTGGTCAGGACATTTGAAACCTTCTGGCTGGCGATCGTGGCGCTGCCGCCGCACAACTCACCTTAA
- a CDS encoding class I SAM-dependent methyltransferase: MPNPFLSADGAARYAAGRPDVQPLVLERVKPFLTGTALGVDVACGSGQCSVALADLVIEVRAYDISPEMLSRARPHPRVTYALSPAEALPLPDHCADAMTVFMAFHWFERGAFLHEARRVLKPDGVLAICNSWFAGELVGKAEFAGVWQTYLERYPSAERDRRPFDEAEARQAGFSLHSERFTHLVELNREQLIAYFLTQSNTIAATDAERETPEQVQVWLNEKLAPLMPEGEVGEFVFGAEIRVLTRLG, encoded by the coding sequence ATGCCCAATCCTTTTCTCAGCGCCGATGGAGCCGCCCGCTACGCCGCCGGACGGCCTGACGTTCAACCTCTGGTGTTGGAACGGGTCAAGCCCTTTTTGACAGGAACGGCGCTCGGCGTGGACGTGGCCTGCGGCAGCGGACAGTGCAGCGTGGCGCTGGCCGACTTGGTGATTGAGGTGCGGGCTTACGACATCTCGCCGGAGATGCTTTCACGCGCCCGCCCGCATCCCCGTGTGACTTACGCCCTCTCCCCCGCTGAAGCGCTGCCGCTGCCAGATCACTGCGCCGACGCGATGACGGTCTTCATGGCTTTCCACTGGTTTGAGCGAGGCGCTTTCTTGCATGAGGCGCGGCGGGTGCTCAAGCCAGACGGGGTGCTGGCGATCTGCAACAGTTGGTTTGCAGGCGAGTTGGTGGGCAAAGCAGAATTCGCGGGTGTGTGGCAGACGTATTTGGAGCGGTATCCCAGCGCCGAGCGTGACCGCCGCCCCTTTGATGAAGCTGAGGCAAGACAGGCAGGGTTTTCGCTGCACAGTGAGCGTTTTACCCACCTTGTGGAACTAAACCGGGAACAATTGATCGCCTATTTTCTGACCCAGAGCAACACCATCGCCGCCACCGATGCGGAGCGCGAAACTCCGGAGCAAGTGCAGGTGTGGCTCAATGAAAAACTCGCCCCTCTGATGCCTGAAGGCGAGGTGGGCGAGTTCGTCTTTGGAGCTGAGATCAGAGTCCTGACGCGGCTGGGTTGA
- a CDS encoding MFS transporter: MTASQGAPDAPAFSVGRAKLILFLTIFVAMLGLSVLFPIFGPLSRQLGLSESQTGWFSTAYSLMQFVFSPIWGARSERIGRKPVLVMGLIGFSLSFGLFALVADLGLRGVITGTLLFVLLVGARFLGGILSSATLPTAQAMMADLTDRGNRAAAMGLIGAAFGLGVIFGPGLGGLLANFGLTVPVYFSAGLGLVTAVLARLTLRETRVPNTAAPASGNRWALAQGPVVVFLVISALFTLASVGMEQTISFYVQDNLKLTVAQTPQVVGGMLALFGLISAAVQGGAIRPLSKKLSPTMLIPAGLVVMGAGMFALSAAGAFWTMAGSLALIGIGSAILGPSLSAALSLSVNENQQGQIAGLNSSALALGRMTGPLIGTGLYQSVSHHAPYILSGGVLVVLLGVVLVVRPQVRMPAPG; encoded by the coding sequence ATGACCGCTTCTCAAGGTGCGCCGGACGCCCCCGCTTTCAGTGTGGGCCGCGCCAAACTGATTTTGTTCCTGACGATCTTTGTGGCAATGTTGGGCCTGTCGGTTCTGTTTCCGATTTTCGGGCCGCTTTCACGGCAACTGGGTCTGAGCGAATCGCAAACCGGCTGGTTTTCCACCGCCTACAGCTTGATGCAGTTTGTCTTCAGCCCAATCTGGGGTGCCCGCTCCGAGCGGATAGGCCGTAAACCTGTACTGGTGATGGGCCTGATCGGCTTCTCGCTGAGCTTCGGGCTGTTTGCCCTCGTCGCCGATCTGGGTCTGCGCGGCGTCATCACCGGTACACTTTTGTTCGTGCTGCTGGTCGGTGCCCGCTTTCTCGGCGGCATCTTGTCGAGCGCTACCCTGCCCACCGCGCAGGCGATGATGGCCGATTTGACCGACAGAGGCAACCGCGCCGCCGCGATGGGCTTGATCGGGGCCGCGTTTGGTCTGGGCGTCATCTTTGGCCCCGGCCTCGGCGGTTTGCTGGCCAACTTCGGTTTGACCGTGCCGGTGTATTTCAGCGCCGGACTCGGCCTCGTCACCGCTGTGCTGGCCCGCTTGACCCTGCGCGAAACCCGCGTCCCCAATACTGCCGCGCCCGCTTCCGGCAACCGCTGGGCGTTGGCGCAGGGCCCCGTCGTGGTGTTTTTGGTGATCAGCGCTCTGTTTACGCTGGCCTCGGTGGGCATGGAGCAGACCATCAGCTTTTATGTACAGGACAATCTGAAGTTGACGGTGGCCCAAACGCCTCAGGTCGTCGGCGGAATGCTGGCCCTCTTCGGCCTGATCTCGGCGGCGGTGCAGGGCGGCGCGATTCGGCCCCTCAGCAAAAAACTCTCGCCGACCATGCTGATTCCGGCGGGCCTAGTGGTGATGGGCGCGGGTATGTTTGCCCTCAGCGCGGCGGGCGCGTTTTGGACGATGGCCGGTTCGCTGGCTCTGATCGGCATCGGCAGCGCCATTCTCGGGCCCAGCCTCTCGGCGGCGCTCTCGCTGAGCGTGAATGAAAATCAGCAGGGCCAGATCGCGGGCCTCAACTCCTCGGCGCTGGCACTGGGCCGCATGACGGGGCCGCTGATCGGCACGGGGCTGTATCAGAGTGTCAGCCACCACGCGCCCTACATCCTGAGCGGCGGAGTGCTGGTGGTGCTGCTGGGCGTGGTATTGGTGGTGCGGCCCCAAGTCAGGATGCCCGCGCCGGGATAA